TTCATCTTTGTGAGATCGTCAATTTTGTACCAAAGGTGTATTTCGAGTATACCGAATCAGTATAGCTATCCTTCCTCTGGCACAGCAACGCAGTTTCGATGGGTACCGAAATACTATATAATTCTTTTCTTCTTTTTTTGTTCCTTGTCTATGCATAACTGTATGTTATTCAATAGATCAATAGAAAATTTCTCAAATTCCTTATAAGGTGTTTCCATTATTGGCTTCGTAATAGAAAGTAAAGATCTTGGAAAAGTGTGAATCAATGGGTTCTAATAATTCATGAAAGATATTATCATATTCACACATTTCAATTATATGCGAAATCTATAAACCCTTTTTTGGTTAAAAGTTTTTTTTGTTCGAATCTTTCATTTCATTTCAAGTAATTGGTTGGTCGTACAATTAATATACTATAATAAATATATTATAATAAATATAGTATAATGAATATACTATAATAAATACAAAATACAAGAATAGATAATATTTAATGAAAGAAAGAGAACATAGTTGGAACAATCAATATTCGTGATGCAACAACGGTTGCATTAGATGCAAAACAAAGGTTCTTTCTTGACCGAACTACAAGTATGGAACTCCATGATATGGAAAGACAGAATATAGAACCTAAAAGGATAATGGAAGTTGTTCGTCTTTGAATCGAGTTGGACCCTCCAAAAAGAATAAAAATGAAAGTAAAGGTTTTATTTTTTTGATAGATTGTTTCGATATATCGTAGGGCACCTTTTTTCTTCTCATTCGAGATATTATGGGCAATTAACCAACCTAATCCAATGAGTTAAAAAAAAAAATAAGTAAAAGGTAATATCAGGTCGTTCGCCCCAAAATGGATTAGATCCTTTTTATTGAAAAAGAAAAGAAATGATCAAAATTGAAATTCTTTTCAAATCCAATTTTTTTATTTTATTCCAAAATTACTTAAATATAATTTAATTTTTGAATGAAGTTACACGACACAGTTCTTATTACTATTACTTTACTCAACTCACGAATTGCACAATGAATCTGTCGATTCGGAATCACAGGCCCGATCGATGTCACAGCTGATGAATCAAGAACTTTCAATTGAACTAAACTAATCCTGTCAATTGGTTTTTTCTTCCCGTCACTCTTGTATCTGGGAAAATTGAAACTTAGGTAAGTGTTTTATCAACATATGTAACAAAAGAACATATCTAATTTAGCTCTTTCATGCCTACTATAACTAGTTATTTCGGTTTTCTACTGGCTGCTTTAACTATAACCCCAGCTCTATTGATTGGTTTGAATAAGATACGACTTATTTGAAATGAATTGAATGAACAATTCATAAAAATGAATATTTCTCTGAGATTCCAGGTCTTCCATGGTTCCTTTCCACATCAATTGCCAATTCTTGGTTATTGAGATTCGCGGATAATTCAGATTAATATTTAGGGATAGATTTTACCCATCTTTTTATCCCCTCAAAAAACCGAAATGATTGAAGTTTTTCTATTTGGAATCGTCTTAGGTCTAATTCCTATTACTTTGGCAGGATTATTCGTAACTGCATATTTACAATACAGACGTGGTGATCAGTTGGACCTTTGATTGAGTAACATTTATTTTTTTTGATTGACCTCCTCCCTGCGGGAGGTCAAATTCAAGTTTCAATTAAACTTTTTTTTGTTAAGTTTTTTTATTGTGATTCGACATAACATAAACGGAATCACGCTCTGCAGGATTTGAACCTACGACATCGGGTTTTGGAGACCCGCGTTCTACCGAACTGAACTAAGAGCGCTTTCTTATTACAGGAGATACGACTGTAGTGTAAAGAAAAGGTTTTTTTACCCCCAAACATATCTTGCATACGTATAGCATGCAAAAATGAAAGATTATGTCCAATTTCAATCGATCTTAATTAATATTAATCCCTCGTTACTGCCCATAAGAGAAGTAATAGGTAGGGATGACAGGATTTGAACCCGTGACATTTTGTACCCAAAACAAACGCGCTACCAAGCTGCGCTACATCCCTTTTTAAAGTTCTTGTACAGTGTCATTGTACAAAATCCCTGTCTTGTTTTCCACATTGTTATTTTCCTCTCTATCTATATACAATTTTCTTGTCATTTCTTCTTTTTGGTTTCATATAATAAAAGAATTTTATACATCTGAAACCTAACGTATAAAAAAAAATAAAAATTTATCTTATCGGCGTATCGTATAAAAAAAAGAATAAAAATTTATCGGAAATTCTCAGGAAGAGGGGGTCCTCTTTTTCTTTTTTAGGGACAGGAAAATCTCATCTATTGGTTCATTGTACATATCTATTTTAGTTAGGAATTCCGCGTAAAGTAAAAAAAAAATACAAATGATCTTGAACTACAACATCTGACCATACATATATGTATTACAATAAAGAAGGAGGATTTTCAATGCGAGATATAAAAACATATCTCTCCGTGGCACCTGTGCTAACTACTCTATGGTTTGGGTCTTTAGCAGGTCTATTGATAGAAATTAATCGTTTATTCCCAGATGCCTTGTCATTCCCCTTTTTTTCATTCTAATTATTAATATGCGAAGAAATGAAGAAAATTAGGGATACAATTCCACGTGACGTGACTAAAATTCTGCCCCTTCCTTTTTTTTTCAGTTCTTTAGGATAGGAGGATAGGAAGGAAAGAAAAAGTGTATTGAACCTCGACAAAAATCTGGTGAATCTAAGATCGAATTTTGGGGAACAGAAACAGAAATGTGTATCCAGATCTAGGGCGGGATCCACGAAATCATAGCATAGAAAGAAGATACTTAAATGAAATATTGGGATTTAAGATAGGAGTAATTGATAGTTAGAAAGAAATTGTATTACTTAATTATTACTTTATTATTAATTATTACTATTACTCTATTAATATTAATTGTAATTATATAATTACAACACATACAACACAACGAAATCTTTAGCTTTAGAAATGAAAATTGAATTTCAAGTTAGTAACTTCTATTGACTTTCTTATTGATTTTTTTGTTCTTTTATTCTTCTTCAGTTCGGGTCGAAAATAGAAGAAGTTAAGTCGATCCAAATCAAAAGGGGGTTCATGGCCAAGGGTAAAGATGTCAGAGTCAGAGTTATTTTGGAATGTACCAGTTGTGTCCGAAATGGTGTCAATAAAGAATCGCCGGGTATTTCTAGATATATTACTCAAAAGAATCGACACAATACGTCCAGTCGATTAGAATTGAGAAAATTTTGTCACTATTGTCACAAGCATACGATTCATGGAGAAATAAAGAAATAGATGGAACGGAACGTGTGCGCGATCTTTCCAAGGAACAGGAAGAGGAAGAACTTAACATATTTAAGTTAACATATTTAACTTAACATAACATATTTAACTTAACATATATAATATAACATATATAATATACATAATATATACAATACAAATTAAACCCGATTTAAATTTCATATATATATACATATGATGTGTATTATATATGATATGTATAATATAAACGATGCGAATCAAAGCCTATTTCGGTCAGATCTGAAATGAATAAAGAAATAGAATTTTAGAGATAAGGAATAAACCATGGATAAATCCAAGCAACCTTTTCGTAAATACAAGCGATCCTTTCGTAGGCGTTTGTCCCCAATTGGATCGGGGGATCGAATCGATTATAGAAACATGAGTTTAATTAGTCGATTTATTAGTGAACAAGGAAAAATTTTATCTAGACGGGTGAATAAATTGACCTTGAAACAACAACGATTAATTACTATTGCTATAAAACAAGCTCGTATTTTATCTTTGCTACCTTTTCTTAATAATGAGAAACAATTTGAGAGAGCCGAGTCGATCCCCAGAACTACTGGTCCTAGAACTAGAAATAAATAAACATACTACTCAATTGACTCAAAACTCCAATCGGAACTCAAGCTCAGATTGATGTTTTGTTCAAAAGGCCTAGAATCCCAATTTATTTCTTGTGTTATAAGAAATAAAAAATGGGGGAAGAAGAAATCTTTTTTTTTATTGAAACATGTTCGTTCATTCCTACTACTTATCTTACTTAATTTTTTTTATTCTATCCTCCCGGAGTTCATTCTCCGGGGAATTCTGTTTCAATTTCAATCATTTCTGTATTATATTTTATAATATCATATCCTTTATTTGATAATCTTATTGGAAATCATGTAAAGACAATTCTTATTTGATATAGATATTTGCGCAAGTATTTTACGATTAAGAAGCAATTGCTTCTTGTACAGATTTGGTATTAATCTACTATAATTATAGAATACCTTATTCTCACGAATTACTGCATTTATTCGAGTGATCCACAAACTACGAAAATCCCTCTTTTGCCTGCCTCTATCTCGATGAGAGGAAACCAAAGCTCTCATTTTCTGTTGAGTAGTCGTTCGAGTAAGTCTTGAATGAGCCCCAATAAAGGTTGATGCAAATAAACGAATTTTTGTTCGACGTTTCCGAGCTGTATATCCTCGTCTAACTCTGGTCATTGAATCAAATTAAACCTTAATGAATAACTAATTGATTTCTCTTCTTTTAGTCATCCTTTACCCCCCGTCAATTAATAACAAAACGGATTATTCCGATATATAAAATATAAATTCCAATGGCTTTTGCTACTATGACTTTCCCCAACCACGATTTTTTATTCCTTCCAGGCATTTCACCTGGAAATAAGAAATTCTAACGATACCAAATAAAAAAAATAGTGGGTTCCATCGTTTCTATGGTTACTTTTTTTTTAAACGGTGAGGTCCTCTCTATACACCGGAGCCTCTTCTTTCATTTTATCAAATGTTATTGTTAACTTGTATAGTTCACACTCTTTGGCTCTACCCATCAATTATACAGTAATAGTTCTTTTCACAATAAGAGTTATCCATACAGTGACGGCATTTAATTATGAAAGTTGGCTAGGTAGCTGACCCTGTTAGTCCGTTCTTTCAAGAATAGGAGTATAACCTTTTTGCTTCTTATAATACCATTTCCTCCGCTTAATGGATAACCATTTGCCCCCAATGGGGAATTGCTTTTCATCTCAAATCTAGGTGATTGGATTTGCACCAATGTAAACCATAAATTCCAAACACAATATAGGTATATGATAGATCTTCTCTATCTATCCTATTCATTGGTACTGGTCATTGATACTGGAAAATTGTCTCATTTGTTTGAACTCATGACCTGAACGAGTCGCACATACACCCTAGTGCATGTTCCTCGACGCTGAGGACATCCTCTAAGAGCGGGGGATTTCGTGACATTTCTTATTGGCTGTCTTGTGTTTCTAATAAGTTGTTTAATAGTTGGCATGTCGTATGTATATATAGAATTCTAGAATGGAATGGGTTGGTTTAGATCGATCTTAACCTGATGATTGATGATCATAAATTTTTTTTTCTATTCAATATCAAATCGCAGAAAATTCGAATTATGGTTTGAAATGGATTTACATGAAATCCCTAGTATTTTCATTTTCGACCGCTACAAGATCAACAATGCCATGAACTTGGGCTTCTGTTGCTGACATAAAAACATCTCTTTCCATGTCTTCGGATACAACCCATAAAGGATTACCCGTTCTTTGTACATAAACCTTTGTGAGGGTTTCGCGAAGTTTCAGTAGTTCTTCCGCTTCCAGGATAAATTCGCCTGCTTGTGCTTCATAAAAAGAACTAGCAGGTTGGTGAATCATAACCCTGATGATATTGATATAACATCATGAACGGTTCTTCTATTTTGCATGATTGGGCTAAAGTAAGGGATAAAAAAAATATAAGAAAAAAAAAATAGAATTGTACAACCGTACAGGCATCTTTTGTGCATACGGCTCTACAATGGAATTTACTTTTTCTTTTTCTTCTATTCTATTGAAGAAAGAAATAGAATCCATCCGATCCAGATCGTTGAATGATCCATTTACCACCCTTCCTTTCGTAGGAGTAAAAAAAATACTATGATGGTTCTGTTGCTTTATATATTTATTTTGTCTGTGATTTAG
This is a stretch of genomic DNA from Phoenix dactylifera chloroplast, complete genome. It encodes these proteins:
- the rpl20 gene encoding 50S ribosomal protein L20, whose amino-acid sequence is MTRVRRGYTARKRRTKIRLFASTFIGAHSRLTRTTTQQKMRALVSSHRDRGRQKRDFRSLWITRINAVIRENKVFYNYSRLIPNLYKKQLLLNRKILAQISISNKNCLYMISNKIIK
- the petL gene encoding cytochrome b6-f complex subunit VI, with product MPTITSYFGFLLAALTITPALLIGLNKIRLI
- the psaJ gene encoding photosystem I reaction center subunit IX, whose protein sequence is MRDIKTYLSVAPVLTTLWFGSLAGLLIEINRLFPDALSFPFFSF
- the petG gene encoding cytochrome b6-f complex subunit V, producing MIEVFLFGIVLGLIPITLAGLFVTAYLQYRRGDQLDL
- the rpl33 gene encoding 50S ribosomal protein L33; protein product: MAKGKDVRVRVILECTSCVRNGVNKESPGISRYITQKNRHNTSSRLELRKFCHYCHKHTIHGEIKK
- the rps18 gene encoding 30S ribosomal protein S18, whose amino-acid sequence is MDKSKQPFRKYKRSFRRRLSPIGSGDRIDYRNMSLISRFISEQGKILSRRVNKLTLKQQRLITIAIKQARILSLLPFLNNEKQFERAESIPRTTGPRTRNK